The following proteins are co-located in the Spea bombifrons isolate aSpeBom1 chromosome 3, aSpeBom1.2.pri, whole genome shotgun sequence genome:
- the NCBP2AS2 gene encoding protein NCBP2AS2, with protein sequence MVLRRLLFNLLNNPQVIEKLSESRPIRRAAQLTAYAVMKAQLSGKDVTQRLLRSDTVRQIQQEVVTGPGALREVGRRVQRVKDSLLKEVRSGMQNAKRQIKRGGSR encoded by the coding sequence ATGGTGCTCAGGCGTCTCCTCTTTAACTTGCTAAACAACCCGCAGGTCATCGAAAAGTTGTCCGAGTCTCGGCCTATCCGTCGGGCCGCGCAACTTACTGCCTACGCGGTCATGAAGGCCCAGCTTTCCGGTAAGGACGTGACCCAGCGGCTGCTGCGTTCAGATACCGTGCGGCAGATCCAGCAGGAAGTTGTTACGGGACCCGGGGCCCTGCGGGAGGTGGGCCGCAGAGTGCAGCGAGTCAAGGACTCCTTGCTCAAAGAAGTGAGGAGCGGCATGCAAAATGCCAAGCGCCAGATTAAGAGAGGGGGCAGCCGGTAA
- the PIGZ gene encoding GPI mannosyltransferase 4, whose product MGAKKLWAALSILRIVWCLVPQSGYLHPDEFFQSPEVMAGDILDLDIDRPWEFLPTNPCRTVVFPLLTSGTAFGIVGLLHQMVFKTTLKSGYILLVAPRLFMTLLSFILDYTVYRIAPIWGSNRWMSMIILAESYVTLIFYTRTISNAIEGILFAVLLLLTSPKQSNTGSKKAGSHHYIGSILMAGFFNRPTFVGFAFIPILYWAGKSNTSQFSCRVCVTNVVKLFSSSIFTSIIFITADTLYYKGHFLFTVQSTETLLDQITQNIVLTPLNFLRYNLNPQNLAQHGSHPLVTHLAVNGIMLFGILHVTVLFSGIKVLKELTLKSFHKNQEDKNQNKQYISQQTGLLLLLYFVPLALLSLFRHQEPRFLIPLLLPLVLLVPRLNKTVNRKRVIVIFNIIGALFFGCVHQAGLIPSLLHIQQMVHSTANTSESLTHYTVLFTHTYMPPKYILCLKKEQKYVNIIDLAGFPEDHLCQKIGEIRRDLSAKNPKLRSHFMIVFPGTIRGAVENCGFFFKDNIAFAPHLSMEDPPEISHIFSGNIMSLLRLHVAEIDVYTPD is encoded by the exons ATGGGTGCGAAGAAATTGTGGGCAGCACTGAGTATTCTGAGGATCGTTTGGTGCCTTGTTCCACAGTCAGGGTACCTGCACCCAGATGAATTCTTCCAGTCACCAGAAGTCATGGCAG GTGACATTTTAGATCTGGATATTGACCGCCCATGGGAATTCCTTCCAACCAACCCCTGCAGGACAGTAGTTTTCCCTCTATTAACTTCTGGTACTGCCTTTGGGATTGTAGGACTGCTACATCAGATGGTCTTTAAAACAACTTTGAAATCTGGCTATATTCTCTTAGTTGCTCCCAGACTGTTCATGACACTTCTTTCCTTCATATTGGACTATACTGTGTATCGTATAGCACCCATTTGGGGATCAAACCGATGGATGTCAATGATTATACTAGCTGAGTCTTATGTCACTTTGATTTTTTACACAAGGACAATCAGCAATGCTATAGAGGGTATTTTGTTTGCTGTATTACTACTACTGACCTCACCTAAACAGTCCAATACTGGGTCTAAAAAAGCAGGATCTCATCATTATATTGGCAGCATCTTGATGGCTGGATTTTTCAACAGACCCACTTTTGTTGGCTTTGCTTTTATACCAATACTTTACTGGGCTGGGAAGAGTAATACATCCCAGTTCTCCTGTAGAGTCTGTGTAACCAATGTAGTAAAGCTGTTTTCTAGTTCAATTTTCACatcaatcatttttattacagCTGACACATTGTATTATAAAGGACATTTCCTATTTACCGTACAAAGTACAGAAACTCTACTTGACCAAATAACCCAGAACATTGTTTTAACTCCTCTTAACTTTCTGCGTTATAACCTTAATCCTCAAAATCTTGCTCAACATGGATCTCATCCTCTTGTTACTCACTTGGCTGTTAATGGGATAATGCTTTTTGGCATTCTTCATGTGACAGTTTTGTTTTCTGGCATAAAGGTGTTAAAAGAGCTTACCCTCAAATCATTCCATAAGAACCAAGAagataaaaaccaaaacaaacagTATATTTCACAGCAAACTGGGTTActgttacttttatattttgtccCACTTGCTCTTCTTTCATTATTCAGACATCAAGAACCCAGATTCCTGATTCCACTGCTGTTACCATTGGTCTTGTTGGTCCCCAGATTGAATAAAACAGTAAACAGAAAACGCGTAATTgtaatatttaacataattgGAGCTCTTTTCTTTGGGTGTGTGCACCAAGCTGGACTTATTCCTAGTCTACTTCATATACAGCAAATGGTGCACTCGACAGCCAACACTAGCGAATCCCTAACCCACTACACTGTTCTCTTCACGCACACATATATGCCtcctaaatatattttgtgcttaaaaaaggaacaaaaatatGTGAACATTATTGATCTGGCTGGATTTCCTGAAGATCACCTGTGCCAAAAAATTGGAGAGATTAGAAGAGACCTGTCAGCCAAAAATCCGAAACTACGGAGTCATTTCATGATTGTGTTTCCTGGGACAATACGTGGAGCTGTGGAAAACTGTGGTTTCTTTTTCAAAGATAACATTGCATTTGCTCCACATTTATCTATGGAAGATCCACCCGAGATATCACACATTTTCTCGGGTAACATAATGAGTCTGTTACGGTTACACGTTGCAGAGATAGATGTATACACACCTGATTAA